The Primulina huaijiensis isolate GDHJ02 chromosome 18, ASM1229523v2, whole genome shotgun sequence DNA window TGAAACCATTGTCTTGTTAATTTTCAGTATTCTCTATGTTATAGGATTTAGCGTGGTGAATCGTGGATGCTGTGGCATTGGGAGGAACAGAGGGCAGATCACTTGTCTTCCATTACAGACACCGTGTCCGGTCAGGAGACGATACATATTCTGGGATGCATACCACCCGACGGAAGCAGTTAATGTCTTGTTTGGTCAGAGTGCCTTCAATGGAAATGCGGATTTTGTTTATCCCATCAACATAGAGCAACTAGCCAATCTTTGAGAGAATTGCACCTGTCTTTATTATGATAGCTAGCTAAATGGATGTACTTCTAACTTGTGATGGCAGAAAGATTTAGGTATTTTGTTAAGGAGTAAAGTAAGAATTCATGACTACGATTGAGTCCATTGATTATAACATTTCAACACGAACAGAGAGAATAGCAAGCTACATAATCCAGATTAACATTTTACATATTCAAATCAAACTCAACTAGTGAAACTTGAATCTTAAAGCATGGCTAACTGCTGTATATTAATCGGATAAGCAAATGATTTAGACTTGGAACTGTAAGCGTTCTTGGCGAGCAAAATGTTGACGTTTTCGGTGGGATGAAATGCATCCCAGAAAATGTACTTACCGCGATCATCGCATGGCGTTTGAAGAGGAAGGCATGTTATCTGGCCATTGTTTTTTCCCACTCCACAACAACCCTTGTCAAACACTTCGAACCCTATCCCCGAAGTATTCACAAAAGAAAACTACAGTAAGAATGTGAAAAAAAGGATTTCATCCAATTTTCAATCACCAAAAGGATTATGAAACTCTAAGTGTAAATGTATGCACCATAAGATTTTGCGTTCAGAATCAACTCTTGGCTGGCTTGAGATGAATCCAGGTAAACGAACTTTGCCCCTCGAAGCTGGCCATTGTTGAACCTATCGACCAAGTTCTTAAGACCGACATCAAAGAGTTCAACAGCCCTGTTGATTTCTTCATTACACTTGCTGTCATTGCCATTGTATCGCGCTAGATGGTACGGTATGCATCCTATATTTCCAACTGATGCCACTGCCACTTTTCGCGCTCCCAAGTTGTATAATTCCTAAAGACACAAACACTCACGcgcacatatacatatacacataCTTGTAGAAGATCATTATAAACTAATGAAGAAATGCACAGTACCGTTAACTGTTTCGAATAATCTTGAATGAGAGCAGCTGCATAAGCACTAGGGGTGTAGTTTGAACTCGTGGAATAGTAGTCGGTCATAAAATAATTGTTGAGATAGTCGTTGCTTCCCAGTCCGGAGTAAAATATGCACTTGTTAAGATAGTTTCCTGCTGCAGCAACATCTCCTCGAAAGAACCTAATCATCTGCTGCACAGTCCTAGCAAAGCTACCAATTTGTTGGGTCATTGACATGTGATCACCCTGCATTATATGATCAGATACTCAAGATAAATATCTAATAAACATAGCTGTAACAAGCAGCATTGCATTTTATGTGTAACGACCAAATTATTTCCAGTTTCGTCGCGAATCCCGGAAGCTCCTGACGCATAATTTACTCCTCGAAGTATTTCTCGGCCCATGGTCCTGGAGTTTGGTGGGATGTAGTTTGGAAAACCCAACAGTTGAGCtgaaaaaagaaacaaagacAACTAAGCCATAGAATCAATCTTAGTAATTAGCATACATGTTCTACAGAGATTACTTACAGGAATATAGTTGTTCTGTTGTTAGATAGTACCTAAGATATCGACGAAAGTACGGCCATTGGTGAAGCGTCCGGTGGCGCCTTGCGAGAAATCAATGCCATAAGGATCGTAATTTGATCGGGCAAGAGTGAGTATCTGGTTGTTATTGCCGTTGTCGACCAAGGAATCGCCGAATATGAAGAAGCAAGGCACTTGGGGAACTTGATCGATAGACTGTGAAGAAATTACTGTTAAACACCACAAATTCAGAACAAGCCACAAACCACTCAACTTTTCCATATTTTGTTCTAATAATTCATATTGtgtatgcatgcatgcatgtagCTAGTATATATATGCTGAAAAGGCAATCTTTTTAGCTGTATTTCACGAATGCTTTCTGTATGTGCGTTGGAACAACAGTAAAACATCTTATGTCTCGTGATTTAGAACAATGGATTGGGTGCGTAGTTATTACGATTTTCTTTAGCAAAAATGTGTGGCTACAATTTCAAGATTTTCAC harbors:
- the LOC140963769 gene encoding GDSL esterase/lipase At1g33811-like; translation: MHTQYELLEQNMEKLSGLWLVLNLWCLTVISSQSIDQVPQVPCFFIFGDSLVDNGNNNQILTLARSNYDPYGIDFSQGATGRFTNGRTFVDILAQLLGFPNYIPPNSRTMGREILRGVNYASGASGIRDETGNNLGDHMSMTQQIGSFARTVQQMIRFFRGDVAAAGNYLNKCIFYSGLGSNDYLNNYFMTDYYSTSSNYTPSAYAAALIQDYSKQLTELYNLGARKVAVASVGNIGCIPYHLARYNGNDSKCNEEINRAVELFDVGLKNLVDRFNNGQLRGAKFVYLDSSQASQELILNAKSYGFEVFDKGCCGVGKNNGQITCLPLQTPCDDRGKYIFWDAFHPTENVNILLAKNAYSSKSKSFAYPINIQQLAML